A region of the Denitrificimonas caeni genome:
TTGATACAAGGTGGCCTTAATCACCGGCCGTGACGGCGGCAATTCTGGGGTGCGGGCAAAGCTGACAAACAGAAAAGCAAACAGCATGACATGCAAACCAACCGCCCAAACCACAGGCCAAAATAGCTTTTCCGATGGAGAACGCTCAGTCTGTCGCATTAAGGTGCCTCAGTAATTAAGCCAACATCACTGACGCCAGCTTGCTGCAAACCACCCATAGCGGCCATTACGCTGCCGTAATCCACAGTTTTATCAGCGCGCACATAGACCTGTACTTTTTTACCTTGCGCCGCATTCGCCGCCAAAATAGCGCGCGCGGCATTAATCATCTGCACCAGCTCAACGGCTTTATCTTGCACAGTGTCCACATCCACTTCAGTGCTGGTGTTCCAGTAAAAGCTTTTATCCGCTTTAATCGAAATGGTCAGCACAATGGCGTTGTTGTCTTGCGGCAAAACCTCGCTACTAACTTGCGGCAAATCCACTTTAACCCCTTGATTAAGCATCGGCGCGGTGACCATAAAGATCACCAGCAGCACCAGCATCACGTCGATATAAGGCACCACGTTCATTTCAGCAACGGGTTTACGACGGTTACGAATTCTTCCTCTATGCATGGTGCACCTTAATCCTCTTTAGAGTGGACTTTACGATGCAAAATGGCTTGAAACTCATCCGCAAAGGTGTAGTAACGGGCAATCAGGTTTTCACTGCGCGCAGCAAAACGGTTATAGGCAATCACCGCTGGAATCGCGGCAAACAAACCAATAGCAGTAGCAATCAATGCTTCGGCAATTCCCGGCGCCACAGTGGCCAAGGTAGCCTGCTGCACTTGGGCCAAGCCGCGGAAAGAGTTCATAATCCCCCACACCGTACCAAACAAACCAATATAGGGACTGGTAGAACCCACAGTGGCTAAAAAGGGAAGCGCTTGCTCAAGCTTTTCTTCTTCATGGGAAATCGCCACGCGCATCGAACGGGCCACACCATCCATCACCGACGCCGGATTGGCATGTTGCTGCTGATTTAAGCGGGAGAACTCTTTAAAACCGGCGCGGAAAATTTGCTCAACCCCAGAATCAGGATCCGGGTTGCTGCACACTTCACGGTACAACTTGGATAAATCGACCCCGGACCAAAAGCGGTCTTCAAAGATATTTAAACTGTTACGGGCGGCACGCAATAATTGGCTGCGCTGAAAAATCAGCACCCAAGAGGCAATTGAAGCGCCCACTAAAATCAACATGACAAGTTGCACCACCAAGCTGGCGTTGCTGATTAGGTTCCACATTGACATTTGATCTACGGCATTCGCTTCCACGCTTATTCTCCTGCAAAGTCTTGCACATCGGCATTAAACGCCGCATATAACAGTTCGGGAATGGCCCGAGGTTTTAAGGTATCGGCACGCACACAAGCCACGGTGAAATGCCCTTCACAAAGCAACAAATCATCGCTAACTCGGCGTACTTGCTGATAAAATTTTAAACTGGCACGTTTTAGAGCATCCACTTTTACACTCACCATCAGCTCATCGTCTAAATGAGCAGGGGCGCGATAGCGTGCTTGGGCGGAGTGCACAACAAAGAGTAGATTATCGCTGGCCATCTGCGCTTGAGAAAAGCCTAGATGGCGCAAACGTTCAGTGCGCGCACGTTCCATGAATTTTAGGTAATTCACGTAATAGACAATGCCGCCTGCATCCGTATCTTCGTAATACACTCGACACGGAAAGGTAAACTCTGTTGCTGTTGTTGCGCGCATACTTTAATGCCACCTCATGCAATTGCCAATCAAAAACGCAGGTATATTTTCACTCACTCTCGCTGTACTTTTGCAGCAGTGCTGGATCTTGCAAACGCTCGGGTAGATTCAAACCAAAATGCAGATACGCATGGCGGGTAACCACCCGTCCGCGCGGGGTGCGCATAATAAAGCCCTGCTGAATCAAGTACGGTTCTAGGACATCTTCAATGGTATGTCGTTCCTCACTGATTGCCGCGGCCAAACTGTCAATGCCCACTGGGCCGCCATCGAACTTCTCAATCATGGCCAATAATAAGCGCCGATCCTGATGATCAAAACCATGTTCGTCCACATCCAGCAGATTTAATGCTTGATTGGCAATGGCTTGGGTAATCTGTCCGTTACCGCGCACCTGAGCAAAATCGCGCACACGGCGCAGTAAACGGTTGGCAATGCGTGGCGTACCACGGGCGCGACGGGCAATTTCATAAGCCCCCTCATGCTCAATGGGCATATTTAAAATACCACCGGAGCGCGCCACAATAGTGGTCAGGTCAGTATCATTGTAAAACTCTAAGCGCTGCACAATGCCAAAACGGTCCCGCAATGGGTTGGTCAGCATACCTGCCCTGGTGGTTGCGCCCACTAAAGTAAAGGGCGGTAAATCCAGCTTAATCGAACGCGCTGCCGGCCCCTCACCGATCATAATATCCAGCTGAAAGTCTTCCATGGCTGGGTATAAGATTTCTTCAACAATGGGCGGCAAGCGGTGGATTTCATCAATAAACAATACATCGCCGCTGTCTAAGTTAGTCAGCAAGGCAGCTAAATCACCGGGACGCTCAAGCACAGGGCCCGAGGTACTTTTTAAAGACACATTCATTTCTTGCGCGATGATATTGGCTAAAGTGGTTTTACCCAGCCCCGGCGGACCAAAGATTAAGGTGTGGTCCAGCGCCTCATCACGGTTTTTCGCCGCCTCCATAAACAAAGCCATTTGCTCGCGCACGCTGGGCTGGCCAATATAGTCGGCCAAGCACAATGGGCGGATGGCACGGTCGATATGCTCTTCGCGCTCGCGGGGTGTCGCATCAATCAGGCGATCAGCTTCAATCATAAACTGCAATTATCCCAAATAAAGTGGCGCACTTACGCCATGCCTTTTAATGCGCGACGAATTAAGTCTTCGCTACTTAACCCCTCGGCAAACACGCTACTGACCGCACGACTGGCTTGCGCAGGCTTAAAGCCTAAACCAATCAAGGCACTCACCGCATCACTTTCGGCACTCTGCGCGCTTGTGACTGCAGAAAGCTCGGCAGGTTCCATACTGGTTTGCCCAGCCAGCGGTGTACTTTCCCAATTCTTAAAGCGGTCTTTAAGCTCAACCAGTAGGCGATCAGCTGTTTTTTTACCCACGCCAGGGACTTTCATTAAACGGCTGGTGTCTTCCGCATTCACACACTGAATCAGCTCATCCACGCTCAAGCCCGACATCAGCGCCAGCGCCAGCTTGGGGCCCACACCATTTAAACGAATTAACTCACGAAACAAAGCGCGATCACGCTTGCTATAAAACCCATATAAAAGCTGCGCATCTTCACGCACCACTAAATGGCAGTGTAAAATTAACGGCTCACCCACAGCCGGCAGTTGAAATAAAGTGGTCATTGGCACTTCTAACTCATAGCCAACACCATTTACATCCAGCAACACATGGGGCGGTTGCTTCTCCAGCAAAGTGCCACGCAGATATCCAATCACAGTTTTTCCTTTTCGATAAAAAGCGTGCATGAAAGGCCAGCAGCCTATCAACAACAGCTGGCATTATATACAGTCAACGCGCAACAATACCAGATTAAACCAATCCGCCAGGCTGGCTAGGTAAGCAATAGAGCAGCCAACCCTGCACTGCGCCGCAGCAAGCAACGGGCGTAATACACTGGGGTAACAAGCAGACACTGCGGCAAAATAAAACGCCCCGCGGTTTAAGGCGAGGCGTGGTGTGGTTTGTATTGGCAGTGACAGCAGCGAGTGCTTACATTGCTGCGCGGAAAATCGCTGCCACTTCTTTATCATTTAAGCGGCGCGGGTTGGTTAGTGCACACACATCTTGCTGCGCATGCTCAACCATGGCGTCAATGTCTTTGTCCTGCACACCCAATTCCGTCAGGTTACTTGGAATACCCACATCAACCGACAGGCTACGAATCGCCACTACAGCCATTTGCGCAGCTTCACGCAGCGGCAACGCGTAGATATTTTCGCCCAAGGCTTCAGCAATATCCGCATAACGCTCTTGCGCGGCCATTAAGTTTGCCTCACACACGTGCGGTAACAACAGTGCGTTACACACGCCATGGGGCAAGTTATACATACCGCCGAGCTGATGCGACATCGCATGCACATGACCAAGGCCGGCATTATTAAATGCCATTCCCGCCAAATACTGGGCATAGGCCATGCGATCACGGGCTTCCAGATCATCGCCACGGGCCACAGCCACACGCAAATAGCGAGCAATCAGGCGAATTGCTTGCAGTGCACAGGCATCCGTAACTGGGTTTGCATCCGTTGAAACATAGGCTTCCACTGCGTGAGTCAGTGCATCCATGCCGGTTGCAGCAGTCAATGACGGCGGCATTTTCAACATCAGCAAAGGATCATTAATCGCCAAGTCCGGCGTGACGCGCCAATCCACAATCGCCATTTTCACGTGATTGGAGGTATTGGTAATAATGGTAAAACGCGTCAACTCACTGGCAGTACCAGCCGTAGTGTTAATCGCAATATAAGGAGGCAAAGAGCATTTAGACTTATCCACTCCCTCGTAATCAGCAATCGCACCGCCATTGGAAACGACTAAACCAACCCCTTTACAGCAGTCATGGGCACTGCCACCACCTAAGGAAATCAGCATATCGCACTGCCCCTGCTGGTAAGCTGCGACACCTTGCTCAACGTTTTTATCCGTTGGATTGGGTACGGTCTCGTCAAACACTGCGTAAGCAATGCCGGCCTGCTCCAGTAAATCCGTGACTTGCTTGGTGTAACCCAGCTCGGTCATACCCTTATCAGTGACAACCAGTGGCTTGTTACCGCCCAATGATTTCACTCGGTCAGCCAGCTCAGACAACACATTGGCACCAAATAACGATACCGTCGGCATGAAGAAACTTGCATTCTTACTCATATTCAACCCCTTCTTTTGTGTGCCGCAACCATCAACAGTCAACCAGTCAACAGTCAACCAGTCAACCAGTCAACCAGTCAACAGCTGCGAATTAGCTCAACTGCGCTCAGTATAGCAAAATTGACTCAGCAGTCACTTGACACAGCTCAACTCAGCCGACGTTAGCGCAGCCAGCCAACGACAACTCCAGGCCTGCAGTCCAGCCAGCACAAATAAAACCCAAGGATTGCAGATTCAGAGGCAAAACTGCGATCTGTTACCCACTCGACATTTTAAGTAACACTTTGCGTGATACTCGGTAACACTTTGCCAACAAAACTATTTTTAACTCCTTACAAATCAGGCAATAAAACCATAAGCCATTGATTTATAAGGAATTAACAAAAGCTGGCACAGCATCTGCTTTATATATCTGCACAACAACAATAAGAAACAAAACTGAACAATAAGAATAAGACGTAACGGCTCCAGCATAATAAAAACAAGAGCATGGGAGACGCAGCTAACTGATTACTTTGCCGAGGATAGCGATTGTAGCAACACAGATGATCCGAGAATAACAAAACTGCAACCAATGCAGCACCCGTATCAACTGAGACACAAAGGCTTCAGCATTCAAAGCAATCCGTTAACTTTTCCACAGCTTATTTTGAGCTGTAAAAATCGCAGGCAGATAACAACAACAAAAATGCCGACAATAATAAAAAAAACGCATATCGACATTTATGAGGGGAAGCTTAGGCTTCCCCTCATTGCCTTATCCCTCGTCACCACTAACCATCAACCAACCCTCGCAAAACTCTGCGCCCGCCCCGCTGCGCCGCAAACACAGCACAGCATAAGCAGCCAAACCAAGTGCATCCTAGCTTAAACCGCACTTAGCGCCGCACATTCGCAAACATAACCGCAGCGCAAATCACAGATAACGCTTCAGCAAAACTGCCCAACACCACCCTTAACTGTTTTGCACGTTCACCTCGTCCGCTAGCGGTGGTAGAATCAGCCACCATGATGTGCCATTCACACTATAATAATTCTTTTCGTTTCACCGCACAGGCCGCACTGTCTTCTTTGCCGCTTACATTGCTGCGCGCTGCGTTTAGGAATTTCCCTTTAGTCGCGAGTCGTAAACAGGCCCTGCTATGCTGAAAAAGCTCTTTAAACCTTTCCGTCTTCCACGCCAACGCAAAGGGCCCGAACAGCCCACAGTGCTCGAAGCCCATGAACATCGCCTCAGTAGCGCTGACTTTAGCCGCAACTCTGCGAATGTGGCGGTCCGCCTACAACATGCTGGCTTTCAAGCGTACTTGGTTGGCGGTTGCGTGCGCGACTCACTGATTGGCGTCACACCCAAAGACTTCGATGTGGCCACCAACGCCACCCCAGAAGAAGTGCGCAATGAGTTTCGTAACTCACGCATCATTGGTCGCCGCTTTAAACTGGCCCACGTCCACTTTGGTCGTGAAATCATTGAAGTCGCCACCTTTCGCAGCGGTCACTCCGACACCAGCGACACCGACAACAATGATCAATCTGCCCACGATATTAGCGGACGCATTTTGCGCGATAACGTTTACGGCAGTATGGAAGATGACGCGCAGCGCCGCGATTTCACCATGAACGCACTGTATTTTGATGTTAGCAGCGAAAAGGTTTACGACTACAGCACCGGTTTTGCCGATATTAAACGGCGCTTGATTCGCCTGATTGGTGATCCTGAGCAGCGTTATCTGGAAGACCCAGTACGCATGCTGCGCGCCATTCGCTTTGCCGCCAAGCTGGATTTTGAAATCGAAGACAGCACCGCCGAACCCATTCGCCGTCTAGCTTATTTACTGCGTGATATTCCAGCGGCGCGCCTCTATGAAGAAGTGCTCAAACTGTTTCTCAGCGGCCATGCTGTGCGCACCTACGAGCTGCTGTGCGAATACGGCCTGTTTGCCGAGCTGTTTCCCAACACCGCCAAAGTCTTGCAGCAAAGCCCAGTCAATGTTGATCTTTTACTGCGCAACGCCTTTATTAGCACCGACAAGCGCATCAGCAATGAACGCCCAGTAACCCCAGCATTTTTATTTGCCGCGTTACTCTGGCCAGTGCTGAGCAACCGCTCCATCAGCTTACAAAACGATGGCATGCACCCAGTGCCCGCAGCGCAAGAAGCAGCGCACCAAGTGCTACTTGAGCAAGTGCAACGCATTGCCATTCCGAAACGCTTTAGTTTGCCCACCCGCGAAATTTGGGACATACAAGAACGCTTGCCGCGCCGTGCGGGTAAACGCGCTGATACCTTATTAGCCCACCCACGCTTTCGCGCCGCCTATGACTTTTTATTGCTGCGTGAAAGTGCTGGCGAACAAACCCAAGGTTTAGGCAAATGGTGGACGCAATACCAAGACGCCAGCGACAGTGTGCGCCGCGACATGATTGCCGAATTATCCGGCAAAGGCGACAAACCGCGCAGCAAGCGCCGCCGCAAACCGCGCACCAGCAAACCTAAACATACCCAGCCGAGTCCCCATTAATGGAACAGGTGTACATTGGCTTAGGCAGCAACCTCGCTGAGCCTGAACAACAACTGGATGCTGCTTTACAAGCCCTCGCACAATTGCCGCAAAGCCGTTTAGTGGCAACCTCTGCGTATTACTCCAGCGCGCCACTGGGACCAGCGGATCAACCGCGCTACACCAACGCAGCAGCGCTGTTAGAAACCAGCCTAGCTCCCTTGGCGCTACTCGATCAGTTGCAAGCCATTGAGCGCAACCAAGGCCGTGAACGCAAAGCCGAACGCTGGGGGCCGCGCACGCTGGATCTGGATATTTTATTGTTTGGTCAGCGCATTATTGACGATGACCGCCTCTGTGTTCCGCATTATCATATGCACGCCAGACCTTTTGTCTTGCTGCCACTGGCAGAGCTTTGCCCTGCTAAGCTACAACTACCCGATGGCCGCCAATTTGCGGATTTACTCAGCGCTTGCCCTGTTGATCCAACCCTGCAACGCTTGCATACTCCTAAAATTTGCGCCATTCAACCGGTCGATTCATCTACACATGATTGACTTACAGTTAAGTCGTCTGGGCTCTAATAGCCTTGATGCAAGTACCCTTCAAGGTACCAACGAGGACTCCTTGCATGTCTGATGTCACCTTGACAACGCTATTAAATTTAAAGCAACGTGGCGAAAAAATTGCCATGTTAACCTGCTATGACGCCACCTTTGCCGCCACCGCCTGCGCCGCTGGAGTTGAGATTTTATTGATCGGCGACTCCTTAGGCATGGTGCTCCAAGGCCACGACAGTACGCTGCCGGTCACTATTGACGATATGGCCTACCATACAGCCGCAGTGAAGCGCGGTAACAAAGGCGCATTAATCCTTAGCGATCTATCCTTTATGAGCGCTGCCACCCTTGAGCAAACCTACCAAAGCTGCGCCAAGCTGATGCAAGCCGGCGCACATATGGTCAAACTCGAAGGCGGCGCTTGGCTGGCCGAAACCGTGAGCTTATTGGCTGAGCGCGGCATTCCCGCCTGCGTTCACTTAGGCCTGACGCCACAATCAGTCAACGTCTTTGGTGGCTATAAAGTACAGGGCCGCGGTGAAGAACAAGCACAAAAAATGCTCGACGAAGCCATCGCTCTGGAGCAAGCCGGTGCCGCTCTCCTCTTATTAGAGTGCGTACCCAGTGCGCTGGCGGCGCGCATCAGTGCTGCCGTGCAAATCCCAGTGATTGGCATTGGCGCCGGCCCAGACACCGACGGCCAAGTATTGGTTCTGCACGACATGCTGGGCTTATCCCTGACTGGGCGCACACCGAAGTTTGTGCGTAACTTTATGCACGGCCAAGCCAGCATCGCCGAGGCCCTCGGCCTTTACACCCGTTCAGTCAAAGACCAATCATTCCCCGCTCCAGAGCATGAGTTTAGCGCATGAATACCGTACAAACTTTGCAGCAGTTACGCGCCGCCATTAGCCAAGCACGTAGCGCCGACAAACGCATTGCCTTAGTCCCCACCATGGGCAACTTACACGCCGGGCACATTGCTTTAATCAAGCAGGCAGTGGAGCGCGCGGACTTTGTCGTCGCCAGTATTTTTGTTAACCCGCTGCAGTTTGGCCCCAATGAAGACTTAGACAGCTACCCACGCACCCTAGCGGAAGATCAAAGCAAACTCTTTGATGCCGGCTGCAACCTGTTATTTACTCCAAGCGCAGAAGACATGTACCCGCAAGGTATGGATCAGCACACCACCGTCAGCGTCCCCGGTGTTTCTGCCGGTTTATGTGGCGGTAGCCGCCCTGGGCATTTTGATGGCGTGGCCACTGTTGTGTGCAAGCTGCTCAACATGGTGCAGCCCGATATGGCGCTATTTGGCGAGAAAGATTACCAACAGCTGGCGGTGATCCGCAAAATGGTTGCTGACTTAAATATGCCGGTACAAATTTTTGGCGTGCCCATTGTGCGCGATGAGGATGGCCTCGCATTATCCTCCAGAAATGGGTATCTTAGCGCGCAACAACGTGCCAGCGCCCCTGCTTTGCAGCAATGCATGCAGGCTGTTAAAGCACACATAAAAAACGGCCGCAATGATTACGCAGTACTCTTTGAGCAGTTCAACACAGACCTACAAGCCGCAGGTTTCCGCCTCGACTATGTAGAGCTGCGCGACGCTCTGAGCTTACAATTGGCCGATGCAAACAGCACTCAGTTGGTCTTGCTAGCCGCAGCGTATCTAGGCACAACACGCTTGATCGACAACCTGATCTTTGAGCTGTAATAACGACAGACGCTAAGCCACGGCGCGCAAATCGCCCGTGCTATGCCGAGTAGAAAGAGGAAAACACCATGCAAACCATTATGCTCAAAGCAAAACTGCACAGAGCTATCGCCACTCACGCCGTCGTTGATTACGAAGGTTCCTGCGCCATTGATGGCGACTGGTTAGATATGTCAGGGATTCGTGAGTACGAACAAATTGATATTTATAACGTGACCAATGGCGAGCGTTTCACCACCTATGCAATTCGTGGTGAAGCCGGTTCACAAATTATTTCCGTTAACGGGGCCGCTGCCCATAAAGCAGCTGTGGGCGATGTGTTAATCATTTGCGCCTACTGCTTGTATGACGAAAATGAGTTGGCCACCCACGAGCCACGTTTACTCTACATGGGTAAAGACGGCTCCCTAAGCCACAGCAGCAACGCCATTCCCGTACAGCTGGCCTAAGCTGGCAGTACCCAATGTTTGTGGTGGTATTCGGCCACCCTTCACTTGAATCAGCAGGTTGGCATCATGCCCCATTACCACAACCCTCTTGATGCCAGCCAACTTCCTGCTTGGCAGCAATTACAGCAGCAACGGCTAAACATGCAAGATTTTCGCATGACAGAGGCCTTTGCTGCTGATGCGCAGCGTTTTCAGCGCTTTTCGTTAAACCATGACGGCATGCTGTTGGATTTTTCGAAAAACCTGCTGGATGACACCACCCTAGACCTGCTTATGCAACTGGCTGAACAAAGCCAGTTGCAGCCTGCCATTCAAGCCTTATTCAATGGCGAGCCGGTCAATGCTTCCGAGCAACGCCCCGCCCTGCACACCGCTTTACGTCGCCCCATTGGTGACAGCTTAGTGGTGGATGGCGAGGATTTAATCCCGCTGATTCATGATGTGCTCAACAACATGACCGAGCTGGTCAATCGCATTCACAATGGTTTGTGGCGCGGTTATAGCGAAAAGCCCATCACCGATATCGTTAATATTGGCATTGGTGGCTCGTTTTTAGGCCCGCAACTGGTCTCTGAAGCCTTACTGCCCTTTGCCCAACAAGGGGTGCATTGCCACTTTCTAGCCAATATTGATGGTAGCGAGTTTCATGAGCTCAGCAACAGCCTGAATGCCGAAACCACCTTATTTATTGTCTCAAGTAAGTCTTTTAGCACCCTCGAAACCTTAAAAAATGCCCAAGCAGCGCGCAGTTGGTATTTAGCCCAAGGCGGCAGTGAAGCCAGTATTCACCGCCACTTTATTGCCGTTTCCAGCAATATCGAAGCGGCTGTGGAGTTTGGCATTGCCGCAGAAAACATCCTGCCCATTTGGGATTGGGTGGGTGGACGCTACTCCCTGTGGTCAGCCATTGGTTTACCCATTGCCCTGTATATTGGCATGTCCAATTTTAAAGAGTTGTTAGCCGGCGCGTGGAGCATGGATCAACACTTCCAAAACGCTCCTTTTGCAGAAAACATGCCGGTGATTCTGGCCATGCTCGGCATTTGGTACAGCGACTTTTGGCAAGCACAAAGCCACGCCATTTTGCCCTACGACCATTACCTGCGTAATTTCACCCAGCACTTGCAACAGCTGGATATGGAATCCAATGGCAAGCATGTGCGCCAAGATGGCTCAGCCCTCAGCTATCCCAGCG
Encoded here:
- the ybgC gene encoding tol-pal system-associated acyl-CoA thioesterase, whose protein sequence is MRATTATEFTFPCRVYYEDTDAGGIVYYVNYLKFMERARTERLRHLGFSQAQMASDNLLFVVHSAQARYRAPAHLDDELMVSVKVDALKRASLKFYQQVRRVSDDLLLCEGHFTVACVRADTLKPRAIPELLYAAFNADVQDFAGE
- the pgi gene encoding glucose-6-phosphate isomerase: MPHYHNPLDASQLPAWQQLQQQRLNMQDFRMTEAFAADAQRFQRFSLNHDGMLLDFSKNLLDDTTLDLLMQLAEQSQLQPAIQALFNGEPVNASEQRPALHTALRRPIGDSLVVDGEDLIPLIHDVLNNMTELVNRIHNGLWRGYSEKPITDIVNIGIGGSFLGPQLVSEALLPFAQQGVHCHFLANIDGSEFHELSNSLNAETTLFIVSSKSFSTLETLKNAQAARSWYLAQGGSEASIHRHFIAVSSNIEAAVEFGIAAENILPIWDWVGGRYSLWSAIGLPIALYIGMSNFKELLAGAWSMDQHFQNAPFAENMPVILAMLGIWYSDFWQAQSHAILPYDHYLRNFTQHLQQLDMESNGKHVRQDGSALSYPSGSVIWGGVGCNGQHAYHQLLHQGTLLVPADFIVPVVSHNQIADHHQWLYANCLSQSQALMQGKSLEQAAQELRDKGLPEDEVARLAPHKAIPGNRPSNTLVLERICPRRLGALIALYEHKVFVQSVVWGTNAFDQWGVELGKVLGEDVYQRLTGQASLNGADASTQGLINFFRNRHRG
- the folK gene encoding 2-amino-4-hydroxy-6-hydroxymethyldihydropteridine diphosphokinase — encoded protein: MEQVYIGLGSNLAEPEQQLDAALQALAQLPQSRLVATSAYYSSAPLGPADQPRYTNAAALLETSLAPLALLDQLQAIERNQGRERKAERWGPRTLDLDILLFGQRIIDDDRLCVPHYHMHARPFVLLPLAELCPAKLQLPDGRQFADLLSACPVDPTLQRLHTPKICAIQPVDSSTHD
- the ruvA gene encoding Holliday junction branch migration protein RuvA; the protein is MIGYLRGTLLEKQPPHVLLDVNGVGYELEVPMTTLFQLPAVGEPLILHCHLVVREDAQLLYGFYSKRDRALFRELIRLNGVGPKLALALMSGLSVDELIQCVNAEDTSRLMKVPGVGKKTADRLLVELKDRFKNWESTPLAGQTSMEPAELSAVTSAQSAESDAVSALIGLGFKPAQASRAVSSVFAEGLSSEDLIRRALKGMA
- the ruvB gene encoding Holliday junction branch migration DNA helicase RuvB, translating into MIEADRLIDATPREREEHIDRAIRPLCLADYIGQPSVREQMALFMEAAKNRDEALDHTLIFGPPGLGKTTLANIIAQEMNVSLKSTSGPVLERPGDLAALLTNLDSGDVLFIDEIHRLPPIVEEILYPAMEDFQLDIMIGEGPAARSIKLDLPPFTLVGATTRAGMLTNPLRDRFGIVQRLEFYNDTDLTTIVARSGGILNMPIEHEGAYEIARRARGTPRIANRLLRRVRDFAQVRGNGQITQAIANQALNLLDVDEHGFDHQDRRLLLAMIEKFDGGPVGIDSLAAAISEERHTIEDVLEPYLIQQGFIMRTPRGRVVTRHAYLHFGLNLPERLQDPALLQKYSESE
- the panC gene encoding pantoate--beta-alanine ligase — its product is MNTVQTLQQLRAAISQARSADKRIALVPTMGNLHAGHIALIKQAVERADFVVASIFVNPLQFGPNEDLDSYPRTLAEDQSKLFDAGCNLLFTPSAEDMYPQGMDQHTTVSVPGVSAGLCGGSRPGHFDGVATVVCKLLNMVQPDMALFGEKDYQQLAVIRKMVADLNMPVQIFGVPIVRDEDGLALSSRNGYLSAQQRASAPALQQCMQAVKAHIKNGRNDYAVLFEQFNTDLQAAGFRLDYVELRDALSLQLADANSTQLVLLAAAYLGTTRLIDNLIFEL
- the tolR gene encoding protein TolR; translated protein: MHRGRIRNRRKPVAEMNVVPYIDVMLVLLVIFMVTAPMLNQGVKVDLPQVSSEVLPQDNNAIVLTISIKADKSFYWNTSTEVDVDTVQDKAVELVQMINAARAILAANAAQGKKVQVYVRADKTVDYGSVMAAMGGLQQAGVSDVGLITEAP
- the panD gene encoding aspartate 1-decarboxylase, with product MQTIMLKAKLHRAIATHAVVDYEGSCAIDGDWLDMSGIREYEQIDIYNVTNGERFTTYAIRGEAGSQIISVNGAAAHKAAVGDVLIICAYCLYDENELATHEPRLLYMGKDGSLSHSSNAIPVQLA
- the tolQ gene encoding protein TolQ, with translation MEANAVDQMSMWNLISNASLVVQLVMLILVGASIASWVLIFQRSQLLRAARNSLNIFEDRFWSGVDLSKLYREVCSNPDPDSGVEQIFRAGFKEFSRLNQQQHANPASVMDGVARSMRVAISHEEEKLEQALPFLATVGSTSPYIGLFGTVWGIMNSFRGLAQVQQATLATVAPGIAEALIATAIGLFAAIPAVIAYNRFAARSENLIARYYTFADEFQAILHRKVHSKED
- the pcnB gene encoding polynucleotide adenylyltransferase PcnB, which produces MLKKLFKPFRLPRQRKGPEQPTVLEAHEHRLSSADFSRNSANVAVRLQHAGFQAYLVGGCVRDSLIGVTPKDFDVATNATPEEVRNEFRNSRIIGRRFKLAHVHFGREIIEVATFRSGHSDTSDTDNNDQSAHDISGRILRDNVYGSMEDDAQRRDFTMNALYFDVSSEKVYDYSTGFADIKRRLIRLIGDPEQRYLEDPVRMLRAIRFAAKLDFEIEDSTAEPIRRLAYLLRDIPAARLYEEVLKLFLSGHAVRTYELLCEYGLFAELFPNTAKVLQQSPVNVDLLLRNAFISTDKRISNERPVTPAFLFAALLWPVLSNRSISLQNDGMHPVPAAQEAAHQVLLEQVQRIAIPKRFSLPTREIWDIQERLPRRAGKRADTLLAHPRFRAAYDFLLLRESAGEQTQGLGKWWTQYQDASDSVRRDMIAELSGKGDKPRSKRRRKPRTSKPKHTQPSPH
- the panB gene encoding 3-methyl-2-oxobutanoate hydroxymethyltransferase gives rise to the protein MSDVTLTTLLNLKQRGEKIAMLTCYDATFAATACAAGVEILLIGDSLGMVLQGHDSTLPVTIDDMAYHTAAVKRGNKGALILSDLSFMSAATLEQTYQSCAKLMQAGAHMVKLEGGAWLAETVSLLAERGIPACVHLGLTPQSVNVFGGYKVQGRGEEQAQKMLDEAIALEQAGAALLLLECVPSALAARISAAVQIPVIGIGAGPDTDGQVLVLHDMLGLSLTGRTPKFVRNFMHGQASIAEALGLYTRSVKDQSFPAPEHEFSA
- a CDS encoding iron-containing alcohol dehydrogenase; this translates as MSKNASFFMPTVSLFGANVLSELADRVKSLGGNKPLVVTDKGMTELGYTKQVTDLLEQAGIAYAVFDETVPNPTDKNVEQGVAAYQQGQCDMLISLGGGSAHDCCKGVGLVVSNGGAIADYEGVDKSKCSLPPYIAINTTAGTASELTRFTIITNTSNHVKMAIVDWRVTPDLAINDPLLMLKMPPSLTAATGMDALTHAVEAYVSTDANPVTDACALQAIRLIARYLRVAVARGDDLEARDRMAYAQYLAGMAFNNAGLGHVHAMSHQLGGMYNLPHGVCNALLLPHVCEANLMAAQERYADIAEALGENIYALPLREAAQMAVVAIRSLSVDVGIPSNLTELGVQDKDIDAMVEHAQQDVCALTNPRRLNDKEVAAIFRAAM